In a genomic window of Gossypium arboreum isolate Shixiya-1 chromosome 7, ASM2569848v2, whole genome shotgun sequence:
- the LOC108458229 gene encoding probable serine/threonine-protein kinase At1g54610 yields the protein MGCVFGKQSHPPSSDRRRRSKTVASPRHPRTHRRRSCGEPSTEISVVNAVDPVVDVEEKERPKQPKQKARHTGDFPVSIPAPERRRTPSDLNQQGWPSWLMAVAGEAIRDWTPRRANTFEKLDKIGQGTYSNVYKARDLLTGKIVALKKVRFDNLEPESVKFMAREILVLRKLNHPNVIKLEGLVTSRMSSSLYLIFEYMEHDLAGLAACHGIKFTEPQVKCYMKQLLSGLEHCHNQGVLHRDIKGSNLLIDNEGILKIADFGLATFYDPEQKKPLTSRVVTLWYRPPELLLGATYYGVGVDLWSAGCILAELISGKPIMPGRTEVEQLHKIFKLCGSPSEQYWKKSKLPNATLFKPQQPYKRCIADTFKDFPPSSLPLIETLLSIDPEERSTATAALNSEFFTTEPYACEPSSLPKYPPSKEMDVKLRDEQARRQRGLASKVNAVDGARKVKVSERANRAVPAPEANAEIQANLDKWRVMTQTNAKSKSEKFPPPHQDGAVGHPLDASHKGPLSFSATDTTFGSSIFNSKSSESAKNPGPVIGSSRRKKTNKDPQRAPSRKFIRGFKPSSIGLSMDFLFRGKSEVIRS from the exons ATGGGTTGTGTCTTCGGGAAGCAATCACACCCACCGTCTTCAGATCGCCGGCGGCGGAGCAAAACCGTAGCTTCACCACGTCATCCACGTACTCATCGTCGCAGGAGCTGTGGTGAACCATCTACTGAAATCTCAGTCGTTAATGCTGTGGACCCAGTTGTGGATGTTGAAGAGAAGGAGAGACCGAAGCAACCGAAGCAAAAAGCTAGACATACTGGTGATTTCCCGGTGAGCATTCCGGCACCGGAGAGACGACGGACACCATCAGACCTTAACCAACAAGGGTGGCCGTCGTGGTTGATGGCTGTAGCTGGTGAAGCCATCCGTGATTGGACCCCAAGACGTGCCAATACATTTGAAAAGCTTGACAAG atTGGACAAGGGACTTACAGCAATGTGTACAAAGCTAGGGATCTATTAACAGGGAAAATAGTGGCTTTAAAGAAGGTTAGATTTGATAATTTAGAACCAGAGAGTGTAAAGTTCATGGCAAGAGAGATACTTGTATTAAGGAAACTTAATCATCCAAATGTAATTAAGCTTGAAGGCTTAGTTACTTCAAGAATGTCATCTAGTCTTTACTTGATATTTGAATACATGGAGCATGATCTTGCTGGCCTTGCTGCTTGCCATGGAATCAAGTTCACTGAGCCTCAG GTAAAGTGTTATATGAAGCAGTTACTTTCCGGGTTAGAGCATTGCCACAACCAAGGTGTTTTGCATCGTGATATCAAGGGTTCTAATCTTCTTATTGACAATGAAGGGATTTTAAAAATTGCTGATTTCGGGCTGGCTACCTTTTATGATCCTGAGCAGAAGAAACCCTTGACTAGTCGAGTGGTTACACTTTGGTATCGTCCACCTGAACTACTTCTTGGGGCAACTTATTACGGTGTTGGGGTTGACCTCTGGAGTGCTGGGTGCATTTTGGCTGAGCTAATTTCTGGGAAGCCAATAATGCCAGGAAGGACAGAG GTTGAACAACTGCATAAGATATTCAAGTTATGTGGATCCCCTTCTGAGCAATATTGGAAGAAATCCAAATTGCCAAATGCAACGCTCTTTAAGCCACAGCAGCCATACAAACGCTGTATAGCTGACACTTTCAAGGATTTTCCGCCTTCTTCTTTACCTCTTATTGAAACTCTTCTTTCAATAGACCCTGAAGAACGAAGTACTGCCACTGCAGCCCTTAACAGCGAA TTCTTTACCACTGAACCATATGCTTGTGAGCCGTCAAGTTTACCGAAGTATCCCCCGAGCAAAGAAATGGATGTAAAATTGAGAGACGAACAAGCCAGAAG GCAAAGAGGTCTAGCCAGCAAGGTTAATGCAGTTGATGGTGCTAGGAAAGTTAAAGTTAGTGAACGTGCTAATCGAGCAGTTCCTGCCCCCGAAGCAAATGCAGAGATTCAAGCAAACTTAGAT AAATGGAGAGTAATGACACAAACAAATGCAAAAAGCAAGAGTGAGAAATTCCCACCTCCCCATCAAGATGGAGCTGTTGGGCATCCATTAGATGCTTCACATAAAGGGCCTCTATCTTTTTCCGCAACTGACACTACTTTTGGctcatcaattttcaactctaAGTCATCCGAATCTGCTAAAAATCCTGGACCTGTCATCGGTTCTTCGAGAAGAAAGAAAACCAATAAAGACCCCCAAAGGGCTCCATCTAGAAAGTTCATCCGCGGTTTCAAACCATCCTCGATAGGCCTATCGATGGATTTCCTGTTCCGAGGTAAGTCTGAGGTGATTCGTAGCTAG